In Shouchella patagoniensis, the following are encoded in one genomic region:
- a CDS encoding lectin-like domain-containing protein, which translates to MYSSRSLRPKNLYQRMLCFTLACLLVFSAGPHMNLFVFAHETEQDVLKRTTEDAIHLGDSFELNVENAFLEADTVSILIPEGLAWVEKEEEKTVAYDPSSRELSLNDLHQTKSFSLFAETSGSFDLKATVHTEHSPEVTQTFAIHVATPQEDEEETESEPDQDETDHASEEDVVEESPNNEIEEEQNNEEPTVPEEDENESTEPEEDATEEPTQDEQPEEEQSEEETKPEDQLENDPLKEEEQETTIPKEEDHSEETKEQQEENLAEEPEETEPIDNNTERMQTMVETANVSSIPAPPVGGPNVGDLFTFAGDTNIAQHRSSNVRVLADGTRNKASAMWFNEKIDLTKSFQTTMYLYINGSSANQSQIADGLTFTMHNDSRGVGAVGQRGESLGAYGTIRGSNYSGFINHAVSFEFDTYFNGDYSDRGLANSNHTAVVIPSNAVRESGRYRMQHTNVQNRNLISNNWQPFTVSWQPRTSWIYPYAGTLTYRHGNATTTFNTNNYRTTFGSNSVYWGFTGATGDEMGLYAIAYADLPQRPRAQKQVRNVTAGESQFRTDTTAYPGDTLEYQITLDNPADNGLGAAWPNVEVTDPLPEGIQYVDNGSTDKPTRVSGNTLYFDAGTIAMAQTKKLTFRVQMKDDANGSLVNQAYAEARSGAFRGQVSSNESTVSRKAIEIHADPVAQTFPKGSNPSNWDLATFVKNINVTPSSLKQEGEVVGFSGNPPDTNQPGTYNVGIRIKSSIYPGVERVIQVPVTIVDGALSFTAPDLDFGIQTISSKPERYFGQIGNQELAITDTRHIKGHWALSLKLSSPLTDLETGTPLSADFVYKDGGVDAAIGPEETQIATGRITEGTQLVLSDSWTDDPSNEAGFFLDVAPGSAKVDSSYRAELTWTLQDVPGNE; encoded by the coding sequence ATGTACAGTAGCAGATCCTTGCGTCCAAAAAACCTGTATCAACGCATGCTTTGCTTTACGCTTGCTTGTCTACTTGTCTTTTCAGCAGGTCCGCATATGAATCTATTTGTCTTTGCCCATGAAACAGAGCAGGACGTGTTAAAACGCACAACAGAGGATGCGATCCATCTCGGTGATTCATTTGAACTAAACGTAGAGAACGCTTTTCTGGAAGCGGACACTGTATCCATTCTAATTCCGGAGGGGCTTGCGTGGGTTGAAAAAGAAGAAGAAAAAACCGTTGCTTACGACCCTTCGTCAAGGGAACTAAGCTTAAACGACTTGCATCAAACAAAATCATTCTCTCTCTTCGCAGAAACGTCCGGCTCGTTTGATTTAAAAGCGACTGTACATACTGAACATTCACCAGAGGTCACTCAGACATTCGCCATTCATGTCGCGACTCCTCAAGAAGATGAAGAAGAGACAGAATCGGAACCTGATCAAGATGAAACGGATCACGCTTCGGAAGAAGACGTAGTTGAAGAATCACCTAATAACGAGATTGAGGAAGAACAAAACAACGAAGAACCGACTGTTCCCGAAGAGGATGAGAACGAATCAACGGAACCAGAAGAAGACGCAACAGAAGAACCAACGCAAGATGAACAACCAGAAGAGGAGCAATCCGAAGAAGAGACAAAACCAGAAGATCAACTGGAAAACGATCCATTAAAGGAAGAAGAACAAGAAACAACCATTCCGAAAGAAGAAGATCATTCAGAAGAGACGAAAGAACAGCAAGAGGAAAACCTTGCAGAAGAACCAGAGGAAACGGAACCAATCGACAACAACACAGAACGAATGCAGACGATGGTTGAAACAGCAAACGTGAGTTCAATTCCTGCACCTCCAGTCGGCGGACCAAATGTGGGAGATTTGTTTACATTTGCTGGTGATACAAACATCGCCCAACACAGAAGTTCCAATGTCCGGGTCTTAGCTGATGGCACCCGTAATAAAGCTTCGGCTATGTGGTTTAATGAAAAAATTGATTTAACGAAGTCGTTCCAAACAACCATGTATCTCTACATTAATGGCTCAAGTGCCAACCAAAGCCAAATTGCCGATGGGTTGACGTTCACCATGCATAATGATTCTCGTGGCGTTGGCGCAGTTGGACAAAGAGGCGAATCACTTGGGGCGTATGGAACGATCCGTGGATCGAACTATAGCGGATTTATTAATCATGCGGTTTCGTTTGAATTTGATACGTACTTCAACGGTGATTACAGCGACCGCGGGCTGGCCAATTCCAATCATACAGCTGTTGTGATTCCATCTAACGCCGTACGGGAATCAGGCCGTTATCGTATGCAACATACAAATGTGCAAAACCGAAACCTTATTAGCAACAATTGGCAACCTTTTACAGTGAGTTGGCAGCCTCGCACGAGTTGGATTTATCCGTATGCCGGCACCCTCACCTATAGGCATGGTAACGCAACAACGACTTTTAATACGAATAATTACAGAACAACGTTCGGAAGCAATTCGGTTTACTGGGGGTTCACGGGCGCAACCGGTGATGAAATGGGCCTTTATGCGATTGCGTATGCTGACTTGCCACAACGACCACGGGCACAAAAACAAGTCCGTAATGTCACTGCTGGAGAGAGTCAGTTCCGCACCGATACGACGGCTTATCCAGGCGATACGCTCGAATATCAAATCACACTTGATAACCCTGCCGACAACGGACTAGGTGCCGCATGGCCGAATGTTGAAGTGACGGATCCTTTACCAGAAGGGATTCAGTATGTTGACAACGGCTCGACGGATAAGCCAACGCGCGTCAGTGGAAACACGTTGTATTTTGATGCTGGCACCATCGCAATGGCACAAACAAAGAAACTCACCTTCCGGGTGCAAATGAAAGATGACGCAAACGGATCACTCGTAAACCAGGCGTATGCAGAAGCGAGATCCGGTGCTTTCAGAGGTCAAGTCTCATCAAATGAATCAACCGTATCACGGAAAGCCATTGAGATTCATGCAGATCCAGTTGCACAAACGTTCCCTAAAGGATCGAATCCAAGCAATTGGGATCTTGCAACGTTCGTGAAAAACATCAATGTCACTCCTAGCTCATTAAAACAAGAAGGCGAAGTTGTTGGCTTTTCTGGCAATCCACCGGATACCAACCAACCAGGAACGTACAACGTCGGTATTCGCATTAAAAGTTCGATTTACCCTGGTGTGGAACGAGTCATCCAAGTACCAGTGACCATTGTTGACGGGGCTCTATCTTTCACTGCTCCTGATTTGGACTTTGGCATCCAAACAATTTCATCTAAACCAGAGCGGTATTTCGGTCAGATCGGCAATCAAGAGCTCGCCATTACCGATACGCGTCATATTAAAGGACACTGGGCCCTTTCTCTGAAACTCTCATCACCACTGACAGATTTAGAGACTGGCACCCCTCTTTCCGCTGACTTCGTTTATAAGGATGGTGGAGTGGATGCTGCCATCGGCCCAGAGGAAACGCAAATTGCGACAGGTCGCATCACAGAGGGAACGCAACTCGTTTTGTCTGATTCATGGACAGACGACCCGTCGAACGAAGCAGGCTTCTTCCTTGATGTCGCCCCAGGCAGCGCAAAGGTGGATTCGTCTTATCGTGCCGAATTAACGTGGACGCTTCAGGATGTGCCCGGCAATGAGTAA
- a CDS encoding DUF916 and DUF3324 domain-containing protein, which yields MKRFKWILLFALFVLLVPIQSANASEFNFSVTTVIPDNQLDPDKTYFDLLLDPGDTQTVEMLLRNDTDSDVVIAPTIHSATTNLNGVVEYGPNDIQADESLQFPLEEWVSTAEEIIVPAGGEFMLPLQIEMPDEAFDGVIAGGITLQEQQDSKDTATNEGDQGLSIENEYAYVVGIVLQQNENSLQPTLNMLDVFPDQLNARNVIQATLQNPEAMYINQLAVNAVVKNESGEVVFEAAKDMMQMAPNSQFNFPISLNGQPLEPGDYRLELTATAMGEEWNWDEAFSIEADEASALNESDVSIPPPDNTWAYIGIGIAFITLSVVLFMIYRRKKKQAFSQTNSNPTASAS from the coding sequence ATGAAACGATTTAAGTGGATCCTATTGTTTGCTTTGTTCGTACTTCTTGTCCCTATTCAATCTGCCAATGCTTCTGAATTTAATTTTTCCGTTACAACGGTCATCCCAGACAATCAACTTGATCCGGACAAGACCTACTTTGACTTATTACTTGACCCAGGTGATACACAAACGGTTGAGATGCTGCTCCGGAATGATACAGACAGTGACGTCGTTATTGCGCCTACCATTCATTCGGCAACAACTAATTTAAATGGTGTTGTTGAATATGGTCCAAACGACATTCAAGCAGATGAATCCTTACAATTCCCTCTAGAAGAATGGGTGTCCACCGCAGAAGAAATCATTGTTCCTGCTGGCGGTGAGTTCATGCTCCCTCTTCAGATTGAAATGCCAGATGAAGCCTTCGATGGTGTCATTGCTGGGGGAATTACGTTACAAGAACAACAGGATTCAAAAGATACGGCTACGAATGAAGGAGACCAGGGCCTATCTATCGAAAATGAGTATGCCTATGTTGTTGGTATTGTTTTACAACAAAACGAAAATTCCCTACAACCAACATTAAACATGCTTGATGTGTTTCCAGATCAACTCAACGCGCGCAACGTTATACAGGCCACGCTTCAAAACCCTGAAGCAATGTATATCAACCAATTAGCCGTTAATGCAGTTGTGAAGAACGAATCAGGCGAAGTCGTCTTCGAGGCAGCTAAAGACATGATGCAGATGGCACCAAATTCGCAGTTCAACTTTCCCATTTCCTTAAACGGGCAACCTCTTGAACCAGGTGACTATCGACTTGAGTTGACCGCAACAGCAATGGGAGAAGAATGGAACTGGGACGAAGCTTTTTCAATTGAAGCTGACGAAGCAAGCGCACTAAACGAAAGCGATGTTTCCATACCGCCGCCTGATAACACATGGGCCTACATTGGTATCGGCATTGCGTTCATCACCCTTTCCGTTGTTCTTTTTATGATCTACCGCAGAAAAAAGAAGCAGGCATTTTCACAGACAAACAGCAACCCAACGGCATCGGCGAGTTAG
- a CDS encoding DinB family protein, whose translation MNRTLKAFNQTIEDISVLKTYDEAILLTPITEGKWSIREIVAHLYNWDKYNAEKMVPFMEDGAKLSNFPDHDTHNAAGLRALESKSAHEIIDLFVQMRTHLIARLAQVDKQARFTIGGGKRAFSAESFAKLFVRHDGEHIPQINAKLEGSNPR comes from the coding sequence ATGAATCGTACATTGAAAGCGTTTAACCAAACAATTGAAGACATCTCAGTTTTAAAAACATACGATGAAGCGATTTTGCTTACACCTATCACTGAGGGAAAATGGTCGATTCGCGAAATCGTTGCCCACCTCTACAACTGGGACAAATACAATGCTGAAAAAATGGTTCCGTTCATGGAAGACGGTGCGAAGTTGTCTAACTTTCCAGACCACGACACGCACAATGCCGCCGGTTTACGTGCACTTGAAAGCAAATCAGCTCATGAAATCATCGACTTGTTTGTCCAGATGCGCACCCATTTGATCGCTCGCCTTGCACAAGTGGACAAGCAAGCCCGCTTTACGATCGGCGGAGGCAAACGTGCCTTTTCTGCAGAAAGTTTTGCAAAACTATTCGTCCGCCACGACGGCGAACATATACCGCAGATTAACGCGAAGTTGGAAGGCTCAAATCCTCGATAA
- a CDS encoding YwqH-like family protein: protein MSEEIFRQRITTLENGIAEEQERIRRLQSCRARLIGQESIMSHASTKFKEPVLTQATWGGKQADQFEDLRDTEVVTPYQELLDSVGDAIERTERKIDERQDVLTWQFINLNNAQAGLENVLERERNK from the coding sequence ATGTCTGAAGAAATATTCCGGCAGCGAATAACGACACTTGAAAATGGAATCGCTGAAGAGCAAGAGCGCATTAGACGTTTACAATCATGCAGAGCTCGTTTGATTGGTCAGGAAAGCATTATGAGTCATGCTAGTACGAAATTCAAAGAACCTGTGCTAACGCAAGCCACTTGGGGTGGCAAGCAGGCGGATCAGTTTGAGGACTTACGTGACACAGAAGTCGTTACTCCATACCAAGAATTGCTGGACTCTGTAGGGGATGCGATTGAGCGAACAGAAAGAAAAATAGATGAACGACAGGATGTCCTTACATGGCAATTTATCAATTTAAACAATGCCCAAGCTGGATTAGAAAATGTACTAGAACGAGAACGAAATAAATAA
- a CDS encoding LXG domain-containing protein: MSQKTLDANELLPMLEEMVNDLKEQKSQFSDFFSYLRGERAWGWSRDFLRGRTASNIERFWLDAHRPFTILLRRVIDDFEDQLDTIKKELANEFYEQAMVKETFLMDELHDELNQLKTMARRHGEALDEIKGEFSDVVTLPSFHYETIDQGLSNAQREVEDTTTLLHEKDQQLKGGMTQIAQDITTMNTYVDHIRGLISDGSVSIHNYNSIDLKFDDTYRNLKGEIEKRRFEDGLGIGSKVVGGANTVIDTTQNMAAGASIAIGHYGTGSYHQIVGKFNPAHENSIYNTKWYNGAKETINKGGSMARDAANRVFSPEHMNRFGQQIGHVKDGFRYAGNALKTGATMAAVDIASNKHVRAFGEKVSNFKVSGAANHMAKYDVLNKTAARALGPIGWGLTGINQFSDEFNDPNNANKATEVVYARATVGTLAEGGGATLGAIAGGAVGTLIPIPGMTFVGAAVGGVVGGKIGSKVAPIAKDVTEYVATGKLKEDATKVVNNVKDTVSEGWKDIKDGTGILAAGVASWFN; the protein is encoded by the coding sequence ATGAGTCAAAAAACGCTAGATGCAAACGAACTGCTTCCGATGCTTGAAGAGATGGTTAATGACTTGAAAGAACAAAAAAGCCAGTTCAGTGACTTCTTCAGCTATTTGCGTGGAGAAAGAGCATGGGGCTGGAGTCGAGATTTTCTTCGAGGCCGGACCGCTTCAAATATTGAACGGTTTTGGCTCGATGCGCATCGGCCTTTTACGATCTTGCTTCGCCGTGTCATTGATGATTTTGAGGACCAACTCGATACGATTAAAAAAGAGTTAGCCAATGAATTTTACGAACAAGCGATGGTGAAGGAAACGTTTTTAATGGATGAGTTGCACGACGAATTAAATCAATTAAAGACGATGGCAAGACGTCATGGTGAAGCACTGGATGAGATAAAAGGAGAATTTTCTGATGTGGTGACATTGCCTTCATTTCATTATGAAACCATTGACCAAGGCTTAAGTAACGCACAGCGCGAAGTGGAAGATACCACGACGCTACTTCATGAAAAAGACCAGCAGCTTAAAGGCGGGATGACGCAAATTGCGCAAGACATTACAACGATGAATACATACGTTGACCATATCCGCGGCCTGATTTCAGATGGAAGTGTCTCCATTCATAATTACAATTCAATTGATTTGAAATTTGATGACACCTATCGCAACCTCAAGGGAGAGATTGAAAAACGACGGTTTGAGGATGGGTTGGGGATTGGTAGTAAGGTCGTTGGTGGTGCAAATACGGTAATCGATACTACCCAAAATATGGCTGCCGGGGCATCAATCGCCATCGGTCACTACGGAACAGGCAGCTACCATCAAATAGTAGGAAAATTTAATCCTGCCCATGAGAACAGTATCTATAATACAAAGTGGTACAACGGTGCTAAAGAGACGATAAACAAAGGTGGATCAATGGCGCGAGATGCTGCTAATCGAGTATTCTCTCCCGAGCATATGAACCGTTTTGGTCAACAAATCGGTCATGTTAAAGACGGCTTTCGATATGCGGGAAACGCTCTAAAGACTGGAGCGACAATGGCCGCAGTGGACATTGCTTCAAACAAGCATGTCAGAGCGTTTGGAGAAAAAGTGTCTAATTTTAAGGTGTCTGGTGCAGCAAATCATATGGCGAAATATGATGTGTTGAATAAAACAGCTGCGAGAGCGTTAGGTCCAATTGGTTGGGGATTAACGGGCATTAATCAATTTAGTGATGAGTTTAACGATCCAAATAACGCGAACAAGGCGACTGAAGTTGTATACGCAAGAGCTACAGTAGGAACTTTAGCTGAAGGTGGAGGAGCAACCTTGGGTGCAATTGCAGGTGGAGCTGTAGGAACACTCATTCCAATTCCAGGCATGACTTTTGTTGGTGCCGCTGTAGGTGGAGTTGTTGGTGGAAAGATAGGTTCAAAGGTAGCACCAATTGCCAAAGATGTTACTGAGTATGTTGCTACAGGAAAGTTGAAGGAAGATGCCACGAAAGTTGTTAACAATGTGAAGGATACTGTATCGGAGGGGTGGAAAGACATTAAAGATGGAACAGGTATTTTAGCTGCCGGGGTAGCAAGTTGGTTTAATTAG
- a CDS encoding PH domain-containing protein, with amino-acid sequence MTYKSNRDWIMNSIMIGAWLIGILILIYVYTSDSSTPLMTVGFGPLLIIGLVFITASMSMSYELKEEGLQVSAGFFGYFFPYDTMSSIHPAKGFTPGGVRVMMATKGIAIKDTDGNPIVKISPEREQEFRTALARKAPHIEARNEAV; translated from the coding sequence ATGACGTACAAGTCAAACCGTGATTGGATAATGAATAGCATTATGATTGGTGCGTGGCTAATCGGTATTCTTATTTTGATCTATGTGTATACAAGTGATTCCTCCACACCACTCATGACTGTTGGGTTTGGACCCCTATTAATTATTGGTCTTGTTTTCATTACAGCCTCAATGAGTATGAGCTACGAACTCAAAGAAGAAGGGCTGCAAGTGAGTGCTGGATTTTTTGGGTATTTCTTTCCGTATGACACAATGAGTAGTATCCATCCAGCAAAAGGATTTACCCCGGGTGGAGTCAGAGTGATGATGGCGACAAAGGGAATCGCAATTAAAGATACAGACGGGAATCCGATAGTAAAGATATCGCCTGAACGAGAGCAAGAGTTTCGCACGGCTCTTGCGCGGAAAGCACCGCATATAGAAGCGAGAAACGAAGCGGTATGA
- a CDS encoding DUF5344 family protein: MSEEIRLNPDKAKENLNEIRTAIQNVIPTEKSYEGGETVLDTIEQAKENMENFQQLLQNYQSLVLGNVSDIESLINKFEESESAVASNIKGGSVG, encoded by the coding sequence TTGAGTGAAGAAATTCGCTTAAATCCAGACAAAGCAAAAGAGAACTTAAATGAAATTCGAACCGCTATACAAAATGTCATTCCTACAGAGAAGTCTTATGAAGGCGGCGAAACGGTACTCGATACGATTGAACAGGCAAAAGAGAATATGGAGAACTTCCAGCAACTCTTGCAAAATTATCAATCTCTCGTACTCGGAAATGTTAGTGATATTGAATCGTTAATCAACAAATTTGAGGAAAGTGAATCAGCTGTTGCAAGCAATATAAAAGGAGGCAGTGTAGGATGA
- a CDS encoding WxL domain-containing protein: MKKLSLIPIAAFALILVAGGNTALADGGTYDTNAKIKFIPAEDGTDPVDPEEPETPVDPVDPTDPDGPGPGTPGPLSIDYASSFQFGEQEITSRDRTYTAAPQTYTDSTKVGPNYVQVTDNRGTETGWSLQVVQDDQFKTASEQELRGAEIRVKNAAVNSISQSAKPTTVKGSFELTPGSTNTVVSAHEGEGAGTYLYHFGTSETAAESVELFVPGSSTKYADSYSTTLTWTLSDIPGNTDNN, encoded by the coding sequence ATGAAGAAATTGAGTCTTATTCCAATCGCAGCTTTCGCACTCATTCTTGTCGCAGGCGGAAATACAGCGCTTGCTGACGGCGGTACGTATGATACAAATGCAAAAATAAAATTTATCCCAGCCGAAGATGGCACTGATCCAGTTGATCCAGAGGAGCCTGAGACACCAGTAGATCCAGTTGATCCAACTGATCCAGATGGTCCAGGACCAGGTACACCAGGTCCATTAAGCATTGACTATGCGTCTTCTTTCCAGTTTGGCGAGCAAGAGATCACTTCAAGGGATAGAACGTATACGGCGGCCCCTCAAACGTATACTGACTCAACCAAAGTTGGACCAAATTACGTCCAAGTAACGGATAACCGTGGGACAGAAACAGGTTGGTCCTTGCAAGTCGTCCAAGATGATCAATTTAAAACAGCGTCCGAACAAGAATTAAGAGGCGCGGAAATTCGTGTTAAAAATGCGGCGGTTAATTCAATTTCACAATCGGCCAAACCAACTACAGTAAAAGGCTCGTTTGAACTAACACCTGGTTCGACGAATACTGTCGTCTCTGCCCATGAAGGTGAAGGAGCAGGTACATACTTGTACCACTTTGGCACAAGTGAAACGGCTGCAGAAAGTGTTGAATTATTTGTCCCAGGTTCTTCCACAAAATATGCAGACTCTTACTCGACGACGTTGACATGGACGTTGTCTGACATACCTGGAAATACAGATAATAACTAA
- a CDS encoding LPXTG cell wall anchor domain-containing protein, giving the protein MSNPRLLHALKEVRNVKQKTLLLLVGTLAVFAFLSPHGMQAETETNAGVGFYGEYPTDSPIEDNNATAPLPVLPQTGDSSSFAFVLLGIGFLLAALVLIGCLIKQKKLTETRT; this is encoded by the coding sequence ATGAGTAATCCAAGGCTGCTTCACGCGCTAAAGGAGGTGAGGAACGTTAAACAAAAGACTCTCCTGCTTCTTGTCGGGACGCTTGCAGTCTTCGCATTCCTTAGTCCGCATGGAATGCAAGCAGAGACAGAAACAAATGCTGGCGTTGGCTTTTACGGCGAGTACCCTACCGACTCACCAATAGAGGACAACAACGCAACGGCCCCGTTGCCGGTGCTGCCGCAAACAGGAGACAGCTCTTCCTTCGCTTTTGTCTTACTTGGGATTGGGTTTCTTCTGGCAGCGCTAGTCTTAATAGGCTGCCTAATTAAACAAAAAAAATTGACTGAAACGAGGACATAA
- a CDS encoding WxL domain-containing protein has translation MKKTLLFTLATVATLSFSNFANAESADYNSNGAVKFVPNTDITPPVDPENPDPENPVEPIDPTDPEGPNPGTQGPLSIDYASSLDFGENKISTRDAVYFAKAQELSDGRYVPNYVQITDNRGTNAGWNLQVQQNGQLGNASTQNNELTGAVIAFSGSAVAGTMTNVDAPTHPDGFTLDPNGATSLVMAATEGAGAGTWVNRFGEVDEDAISNSAITLSVPGSTPKDQVTYSTTLTWNLSDVPGNE, from the coding sequence ATGAAAAAAACATTGCTTTTCACTCTAGCAACCGTTGCTACACTTTCTTTTAGCAATTTTGCTAACGCCGAGAGTGCGGATTACAACTCAAACGGGGCTGTAAAGTTCGTTCCAAATACAGATATTACCCCTCCTGTTGATCCAGAAAATCCGGATCCAGAGAATCCAGTGGAGCCAATTGATCCAACTGATCCAGAAGGTCCAAATCCAGGTACACAAGGACCATTAAGCATTGATTATGCATCAAGTTTAGACTTTGGCGAAAACAAAATTTCTACGAGAGATGCGGTCTATTTCGCGAAAGCACAAGAATTAAGCGATGGACGTTACGTTCCGAACTACGTTCAAATTACGGATAACCGTGGAACAAATGCAGGCTGGAATCTTCAAGTACAACAAAACGGCCAGCTTGGCAATGCCTCCACGCAAAACAATGAATTAACGGGTGCTGTCATTGCATTTAGTGGCAGTGCGGTTGCCGGAACAATGACGAATGTCGATGCCCCTACTCATCCTGATGGCTTTACACTTGACCCGAATGGTGCGACTTCACTCGTTATGGCTGCTACTGAGGGAGCCGGCGCAGGTACATGGGTCAATCGCTTTGGGGAAGTGGATGAAGATGCCATCTCTAATTCCGCGATCACCCTTTCGGTTCCAGGTAGCACACCAAAAGACCAAGTGACCTATAGCACTACCCTTACATGGAACTTATCTGATGTACCTGGCAACGAATAA
- a CDS encoding class A sortase yields the protein MAQRVKTNILFTVIAFLFLTGLLLIASPFIRDFIIERSISHYQDEFDGLAPVEHDGPPGAANPIAEIERPTMATVLRHAFSQNDAPLTGAIAIPDIRFILPIIDGLTSEHLLYGATTLAKNQPMGVGNYVLFGHHMAKDDLLFGPILQLEKDMDIFITDKSHIYHYIVTDTAIVSENDTHFAAPTAEPILTLFTCDISKPTNKRFMAQATLKSQTNYIDGAEQFAKKNGS from the coding sequence ATGGCACAACGAGTAAAAACAAACATACTCTTTACCGTTATTGCCTTTCTGTTTCTAACAGGCTTGCTCTTAATCGCTTCGCCGTTTATCCGAGACTTTATCATCGAGCGCAGCATCTCACACTATCAAGATGAATTTGACGGTTTAGCACCGGTGGAACACGATGGTCCTCCGGGCGCAGCAAACCCTATTGCAGAGATTGAACGCCCGACCATGGCGACAGTCTTGCGTCATGCTTTTTCACAGAACGATGCACCACTAACAGGCGCAATTGCCATTCCAGACATTCGTTTCATTTTGCCAATTATAGACGGATTAACCTCAGAACATCTTTTATATGGCGCAACGACACTAGCGAAAAACCAGCCAATGGGCGTGGGCAACTACGTCTTATTCGGGCACCACATGGCAAAGGATGACTTGTTATTTGGCCCCATCTTACAACTAGAAAAAGACATGGATATCTTTATTACCGATAAGTCGCATATCTACCACTACATCGTGACTGATACGGCTATTGTATCCGAAAACGATACTCATTTCGCTGCACCAACTGCGGAGCCAATTCTCACCCTTTTCACCTGCGATATCAGCAAGCCAACCAATAAGCGGTTTATGGCACAGGCAACGCTTAAGTCACAAACCAATTACATAGACGGCGCTGAGCAGTTTGCTAAAAAAAATGGATCATAA